One Oligoflexus sp. DNA segment encodes these proteins:
- a CDS encoding TIGR02147 family protein: MRETIELLLSAGSGTEALRRLLTWHRQQNSKYSYAWIAKQLGLSSKGHIADILSGRRVLVPRLWEPCLAMMGVKGFPLKYCRLLLEIEQSIDAGEDVDPARYEHLEALRKSLQGEIHRASDRLVTHQLILQIHSVFGLYKNRPTRRELIQFFGRQHAIEVDHALQILISEGMVIRLNDHYQLKDEARHVMVLGPQPELSKVLDFLKQGLDQSKLAMDTWATQRDLACFRSAHVSVRKEAYIKQLDSLRDEMLRMQNEMATEDGDMLIRIDYQIYPVGEKGVPGS, from the coding sequence ATGCGCGAAACAATCGAACTCCTCCTCTCCGCCGGAAGCGGCACAGAAGCCCTGCGGCGGCTTCTCACCTGGCACCGCCAGCAGAATAGCAAGTATTCCTATGCCTGGATTGCGAAGCAGCTCGGGCTCAGTTCGAAAGGACATATCGCGGATATACTGAGCGGACGCCGCGTCCTCGTCCCGCGCCTCTGGGAGCCCTGCCTCGCCATGATGGGGGTGAAGGGCTTCCCTCTTAAGTACTGCCGACTTCTTTTGGAGATCGAGCAAAGCATCGACGCGGGCGAGGACGTGGATCCTGCCCGCTATGAGCATCTCGAAGCTTTGCGCAAAAGTCTCCAGGGCGAGATTCATCGAGCCTCGGACCGGCTGGTGACGCATCAGCTGATCCTGCAGATCCACTCCGTCTTCGGTCTTTATAAAAATCGCCCCACGCGTCGTGAACTCATCCAATTCTTCGGTCGTCAGCATGCGATCGAAGTGGATCATGCCCTTCAAATTTTGATCAGCGAAGGCATGGTCATTCGTTTGAACGATCATTACCAACTCAAGGATGAAGCGCGGCATGTGATGGTGCTCGGCCCTCAGCCTGAACTCAGCAAAGTTTTGGATTTCCTAAAGCAGGGCCTGGACCAGAGCAAGCTTGCCATGGACACCTGGGCCACGCAGCGGGACCTTGCCTGTTTTCGCAGCGCCCATGTCAGCGTCCGCAAGGAAGCCTACATAAAACAACTCGACTCTCTGCGCGATGAAATGCTGCGGATGCAAAATGAAATGGCTACGGAAGACGGCGACATGCTCATTCGCATCGACTACCAGATCTATCCGGTGGGTGAGAAAGGCGTTCCAGGATCGTGA
- a CDS encoding DUF5819 family protein, giving the protein MKYRIAGSLVALLLGFHLLMIATYLGPPNLLQYHIGPLSFRYMQNIFYQNWHLFSPNPGINSVKFAVRCGDANGHWTSWKDPFAGALHRHQLTRITGYSKVIALFDDIAQSLKKDIGKKDKTYTELQETPKQLARRFSVDYCLTRHPERPSRLEAIQFKVMEFSPVPFTKVKDAKLDWDRVVEIPFEPIYRRHSQEVRHDTKIGS; this is encoded by the coding sequence ATGAAATATCGCATCGCAGGCTCGTTGGTGGCTTTGCTGCTGGGTTTTCATTTGCTCATGATCGCTACGTATCTGGGACCACCGAATCTCCTCCAGTATCACATTGGTCCTTTGTCGTTCCGTTATATGCAGAATATTTTTTATCAGAACTGGCATCTCTTCAGCCCCAATCCGGGCATCAATTCCGTTAAATTCGCCGTCCGCTGCGGCGATGCCAATGGTCATTGGACCAGCTGGAAAGATCCCTTCGCGGGCGCCTTGCATCGTCATCAGCTGACAAGGATTACAGGTTACAGCAAAGTCATCGCGCTCTTTGATGACATCGCCCAGTCTTTGAAGAAAGATATTGGCAAGAAGGATAAGACCTATACGGAGCTGCAGGAGACACCGAAGCAGCTGGCGCGACGCTTTTCCGTGGACTATTGCCTCACCCGTCATCCGGAAAGACCGTCGCGTCTGGAAGCGATTCAATTCAAGGTGATGGAATTTTCACCTGTGCCCTTTACCAAGGTCAAGGATGCCAAACTCGATTGGGATCGCGTCGTCGAGATCCCCTTTGAGCCTATTTACCGTCGCCATAGTCAGGAGGTTCGTCATGATACAAAGATTGGCTCGTGA
- a CDS encoding DCC1-like thiol-disulfide oxidoreductase family protein, which yields MIQRLAREELFLKTAQLFRIALLVWLGLHSILLLPFHETIFGPHAYVMRTRFDGSIWSWIFHLGQHSAVGPYYLWFFVVQLGAIVLGILGIWPRIMMILAYVSTMNIYNLSGVILDGGNNLSQLLLFYMMLVNTSGRPSGPGWLGAFNRALSNGAFIMCRLQIAIVYLTAGLLKLQGHLWQNGMALYYLFQSETYGHPWIAYLMRKWPFLSLIGTYTTLAFQYLFPLGIWLRKWRKPLIIVGCMIHLGIAFGMGLFTFGLVMCLSYISFFPEDWSERVLRFMPTDETLVIAFDEQCAVCMRIASLVSVLDWRKLIIVDRAHDPKDLRLLDIPLEQRLTRIQAIDGARNREGFDAMLELLRRVPLLLPCLPLALLMRVNGWGQRRYDYLATRSWRQACRKGTCVLDARGHSRS from the coding sequence ATGATACAAAGATTGGCTCGTGAGGAGCTTTTTCTCAAAACGGCCCAGCTTTTTCGCATCGCCCTTCTGGTCTGGCTTGGCCTGCATTCCATCCTGCTCCTGCCCTTCCATGAAACCATTTTTGGGCCGCACGCTTATGTCATGCGCACCCGATTCGATGGCAGCATCTGGTCGTGGATTTTCCATCTGGGTCAGCATTCCGCTGTGGGGCCTTACTACCTTTGGTTCTTCGTGGTGCAGCTCGGTGCGATCGTGCTGGGAATCCTGGGGATCTGGCCGCGGATAATGATGATCCTTGCCTATGTGAGCACGATGAATATCTATAACCTGAGCGGCGTGATCCTGGATGGAGGCAACAACCTTTCTCAACTGCTGCTCTTCTATATGATGCTGGTCAATACCAGCGGCCGTCCGTCTGGACCGGGGTGGCTCGGAGCTTTCAACCGCGCTTTGTCCAATGGCGCTTTTATTATGTGTCGCTTGCAGATTGCCATTGTGTATCTGACAGCGGGACTTTTGAAGCTTCAGGGGCATCTTTGGCAAAATGGTATGGCCCTTTACTATCTCTTTCAATCGGAAACCTACGGTCACCCTTGGATCGCATACCTCATGCGCAAGTGGCCCTTCCTTTCGCTCATCGGTACATATACGACCTTGGCATTCCAGTATCTCTTTCCTTTGGGCATCTGGCTCAGGAAATGGCGCAAACCTCTTATTATCGTCGGTTGCATGATCCACTTGGGAATTGCATTTGGTATGGGCCTTTTCACATTTGGCCTTGTGATGTGTCTCTCGTATATCAGCTTTTTCCCGGAGGATTGGTCCGAACGAGTTCTGCGGTTCATGCCGACCGACGAAACCCTTGTGATTGCATTTGACGAACAATGCGCAGTTTGCATGCGCATCGCGTCCCTCGTTTCGGTTCTGGACTGGCGGAAACTGATCATTGTGGATCGCGCTCATGATCCGAAGGACCTTCGACTTCTTGATATCCCGCTTGAACAGCGATTGACTCGTATTCAGGCTATTGACGGAGCGCGAAACCGGGAGGGGTTTGATGCGATGCTGGAACTTCTGCGGCGCGTGCCATTGCTTCTTCCCTGTCTGCCTCTGGCTCTCCTGATGAGAGTCAATGGCTGGGGCCAAAGACGATATGACTATCTTGCCACGCGCAGCTGGCGGCAGGCCTGTCGCAAGGGAACTTGCGTCCTGGATGCCCGCGGGCACTCGCGAAGCTGA